A single Bremerella cremea DNA region contains:
- a CDS encoding HD-GYP domain-containing protein, producing the protein MENKTSVLVVDDDDIALEMIEHYLSLENFLVYTAFDGREALEILDEHEIHIVITDWEMPVMNGLELCREIRQRYTEHYIYCILLTSRGRHEEIVEGMASGADDFMVKPFNPPELLARINAGIRLVGLETRDLVIFAMARLAESRDTETGEHLERVREYSRCLARAMANMPQFADVIDGEFIRLIYQTSPLHDIGKVGIPDGVLLKPGKLTAEEFEVMKKHTILGADTLDAALKKFPRARFLRMARDIAAAHHEKWDGSGYPYGLSGTDIPLSARIVAVADVYDALTTRRIYKDAYPTDYAEKVIRENSGKHFDPNVVTAFENCKDQFVQLVDRYSDATSEEAADLMTSS; encoded by the coding sequence ATGGAAAATAAGACGAGTGTTCTGGTTGTCGACGACGATGATATTGCTCTGGAGATGATCGAGCATTATTTGTCTCTAGAGAACTTCTTGGTCTACACCGCGTTTGATGGACGCGAGGCGCTTGAAATCTTAGACGAACACGAGATTCACATCGTGATTACCGATTGGGAAATGCCGGTGATGAATGGTTTGGAATTGTGTCGCGAGATTCGTCAACGTTACACAGAACACTATATCTACTGCATCTTGTTGACCAGTCGTGGCCGTCACGAGGAGATCGTCGAAGGGATGGCCTCTGGCGCCGACGATTTCATGGTCAAGCCATTTAATCCGCCGGAACTGTTGGCCAGGATTAATGCGGGAATTCGCCTGGTCGGACTAGAAACGCGCGATCTGGTGATCTTCGCGATGGCTCGCCTGGCCGAGTCACGTGATACCGAAACAGGCGAACACCTTGAACGCGTGCGCGAGTATTCACGTTGCCTGGCCCGCGCGATGGCAAATATGCCGCAGTTCGCCGATGTGATCGATGGCGAGTTCATTCGCTTGATCTATCAAACGAGCCCGCTGCACGATATCGGTAAAGTAGGCATCCCCGACGGCGTGCTTTTGAAACCAGGCAAGCTGACGGCAGAAGAGTTCGAGGTGATGAAGAAGCACACAATTCTAGGGGCCGATACGCTTGATGCGGCGCTCAAGAAATTTCCGCGTGCTCGCTTCCTGCGCATGGCTCGCGACATTGCGGCAGCGCACCATGAAAAATGGGATGGAAGCGGCTATCCTTATGGCCTAAGCGGAACCGATATCCCTCTTTCGGCACGCATCGTGGCAGTTGCCGATGTTTACGACGCGCTGACTACGCGGCGCATCTATAAAGACGCTTACCCGACCGATTACGCCGAGAAGGTCATTCGAGAAAATAGCGGGAAGCATTTCGATCCCAACGTGGTTACGGCTTTTGAAAACTGCAAGGATCAATTCGTGCAACTCGTGGATCGCTACTCAGACGCCACCAGCGAAGAAGCGGCCGATCTTATGACCAGTAGTTAG